Genomic window (Methanobacterium alcaliphilum):
GTCTTTGGATTAGTATTAGGATTTGTCTTACCAGGATTAGCAGGAATAATATCCATTGTTGTAGCCTCATTAATCGCAGGTTACATGGTAAAAGGACACGTGATGAATGGAGCCATTCACGGAGCATTCATAGGAGCCGTTATAGGAATAATCAATATTTTAATCGTCTTCTTTAAGACAGGACAGCTGCATAGCAACATACTCATGATCTTATTAATTGCATTAATAGGAGATATAAGCCTGGGAATAATAGGCGGAACTGTAGGAACACTCATTAGCACATCTAAAGAAAAAAAGACCTGAAAATTCTTAAAAAGATCCGTGCCCTACTTATTAAAAAAACTCACTATGTGGAGATGAAAAAAT
Coding sequences:
- a CDS encoding DUF5518 domain-containing protein — translated: VFGLVLGFVLPGLAGIISIVVASLIAGYMVKGHVMNGAIHGAFIGAVIGIINILIVFFKTGQLHSNILMILLIALIGDISLGIIGGTVGTLISTSKEKKT